A single region of the Marmota flaviventris isolate mMarFla1 chromosome 10, mMarFla1.hap1, whole genome shotgun sequence genome encodes:
- the Arhgef16 gene encoding rho guanine nucleotide exchange factor 16, giving the protein MSQRHSDGALEEKLLEHRFHSELRLDAQGNPASQLPLVRGSLRSRTNAAFEPEASSPSGDQEPPHIVLSTQSPAALKKGTQQMIPRNLAVASRAKAPARHQSFGAAMLSKEAARRDPQLLSVPSFSVDDMDVDVSPVGMPKRNLRNQSYRAAMKGLEAPGSKGAALQLSPKLQALSEESGQPPARCQAKNKRTLGRKRAHKGSFKDDPGFYQEIRERGLNTTHESDDDLLDEPSSPGGTQKVDTTIVVKSYRPAQITWSQLPEVVESGLLDSLSTEERKRQEAIFEILTSEFSYLHSLGVLVAEFLQSKELRATMTQTEHHHLFSNILDVLAASQKFFEALEQRHKAQVCVEDISDILEEHAEQHFHPYVAYCSNEVYQQRTLQRLTSSNSSFREVLREIEKKPACGGLPMISFLILPMQRVTRLPLLTDTLCLKTQGHPERYKAASRALKAISKLVRQCNEGAHTMQRTEQMYTLHTQLDFSKVKSLPLISASRWLLKRGELFLVEETGLFRKLASRPTCYLFLFSDVLVVTKKKSEDSYVVQDYAQMDHIQVRKLEPSEASLPGGGNRSSSVPHPFQVTLLRNSEGRQEQILLSSDSASDRARWITALSYKEKQWKGLTNKGELPQVEVTKAYFAKEADEITLQQADVVLVMEEEAGWLFGERLRDGETGWFPEDFARCITSRVAVEDNVRRMERLRVETDV; this is encoded by the exons ATGTCCCAGCGGCACTCAGACGGCGCTCTGGAGGAGAAACTGCTGGAACACCGGTTCCACTCCGAGCTGCGGCTGGACGCCCAAGGGAACCCCGCGTCCCAGCTCCCTCTAGTCCGGGGCTCCCTGAGGTCCAGGACCAATGCTGCCTTCGAGCCCGAGGCCTCGTCGCCCTCAGGGGACCAGGAGCCCCCACACATCGTCCTAAGCACACAGAGCCCCGCAGCCCTCAAGAAGGGCACCCAGCAGATGATCCCCAGGAACTTGGCCGTGGCCAGCAGGGCCAAGGCCCCAGCCCGTCACCAGAGCTTTGGGGCAGCTATGCTTAGCAAGGAGGCCGCACGCAGGGACCCCCAGCTCCTCTCGGTCCCCAGCTTCTCCGTGGACGACATGGACGTGGACGTGAGCCCCGTGGGGATGCCGAAGCGGAACCTGCGGAACCAGTCCTACCGGGCGGCCATGAAGGGCCTGGAGGCGCCCGGCAGCAAAGGGGCCGCCCTCCagctcagccccaagctccaggCTCTGTCCGAGGAGTCTGGCCAGCCTCCCGCCCGGTGCCAGGCCAAAAATAAG AGGACTCTGGGTCGGAAACGAGCGCACAAGGGCTCCTTCAAGGATG ACCCCGGGTTTTACCAGGAGATCCGGGAGCGGGGTCTGAACACCACCCACGAGTCTGACGATGATCTCCTGGATGAACCCTCCAGCCCTGGGGGAACCCAGAAGGTGGACACCACCATCGTGGTCAAGAGTTACCGGCCTGCCCAGATCACCTGGAGCCAGCTCCCAGAG GTGGTGGAGTCGGGCCTGCTGGACAGCCTGTCCACGGAGGAGCGCAAAAGGCAGGAG GCCATCTTCGAGATCCTCACGTCCGAGTTCTCCTACCTGCACAGCCTGGGCGTCCTGGTGGCCGAGTTCCTGCAGTCCAAGGAGCTGCGGGCGACCATGACCCAGACCGAGCACCACCACCTCTTCTCCAACATCCTGGACGTGCTGGCCGCCAGCCAGAA GTTCTTCGAGGCCCTGGAGCAGCGACATAAGGCACAGGTGTGTGTGGAGGACATCAGTGACATCCTGGAGGAGCACGCCGAGCAGCACTTCCACCCCTACGTCGCCTACTGCTCCAACGAGGTCTACCAGCAGCGCACCCTGCAGAGGCTGAC AAGCAGCAACAGCTCCTTCCGCGAGGTCCTGCGGGAGATCGAGAAGAAGCCTGCGTGCGGGGGCCTGCCCATGatctccttcctcatcctccccATGCAGAGGGTGACCCGGCTGCCACTCCTGACGGAC ACGCTGTGCCTCAAGACCCAAGGCCACCCTGAAAGATACAAGGCCGCCAGCCGGGCACTGAAGGCCATCAGCAAG CTGGTGAGGCAGTGCAACGAGGGGGCCCACACCATGCAGCGCACGGAGCAGATGTACACGCTGCACACGCAGCTGGACTTCAGCAAGGTCAAG TCCCTCCCCCTGATCTCCGCCTCCCGCTGGCTTCTGAAGCGCGGGGAGCTGTTCCTGGTGGAGGAAACGGGGCTTTTCAGGAAGCTCGCCAGCCGGCCAACGTGCTACCTGTTCCTGTTCAGCGACGTCCTGGTGGTCACCAAGAAGAAGAG CGAGGACAGCTACGTGGTCCAGGATTATGCCCAGATGGACCACATCCAGGTCAGGAAGCTGGAGCCCTCGGAGGCCTCTCTGCCGGGGGGTGGCAACCGCAGCTCCTCCGTGCCGCACCCCTTCCAGGTGACCCTGCTGCGCAACAGTGAGGGCCGCCAGGAGCAGATCCTGCTGTCCTCGGACTCCGC GAGTGACCGGGCCCGGTGGATCACAGCGCTTAGCTACAAGGAGAAACAGTGGAAAGGCCTGACCAACAAAGGAG AGCTGCCCCAGGTGGAGGTCACCAAGGCCTACTTCGCGAAGGAGGCGGACGAAATCACACTGCAGCAGGCAGATGTGGTCCTGGTCATGGAGGAGGAGGCCG GATGGCTTTTTGGAGAGAGGCTGCGGGACGGAGAGACGGGCTGGTTCCCCGAGGACTTTGCCCGCTGCATCACCAGCCGTGTGGCCGTGGAGGACAACGTGCGCAGGATGGAGCGGCTGCGGGTGGAGACCGACGTGTAG